The following is a genomic window from Pseudomonas sp. FP2335.
CAATTCAACCCATACACCCCTTCACAGCGTCGACAGCGTTGGCCTTCAGCCCCCCGAAACCGCTCCTCGTGGGCCGCACGTCCAGCCCGGCTTGCGCGGGTGGCAGGCATTGTTGCTGGGACCTGCTGCGCTTGCTGCGCGAGGCAAGGGCGGTTTGTTTTGGCTCGGCTTCGCCGTTGAACTCGCAGCGCTAGCGGCACTGGCCCAGGGCATTGCCAGTTCATCATGGCTGGCGATTCTGGCGGCGGTGATGGTGTTCGCGGCCAGTCGTTTCACAGCGCTCTCGTTGAGCCGCCAGCCTGTGCTGCGCAACGTATCGGGTTGGGGGCTGCCTTTGGCTGTGCTGGTGGTCAGTCAGGCACTGGTGATCTGGCGCGTCGTCACACCTGACGCCACTGGTGTGTTGCTGCAGTTCCCGGCCAATCGCCAGGCCTTGCTGCTGGCGGCACAGAGCATTGATGAATTCATTGGCTGGTCGCAGGTGACGTTCGAGGGTGCATTCGTCGGCGTGATCGTTGCCGTTCGCACCGTCATCGAAGGCATTGAAAACCTCCTAGGTTGGTTGCCATGGCCGGTTTCGGCACTGGCGCTGGTGTTTCTGGCGTGGCGTTCAGCTGGCTTGCCGCTGGCACTGACCAGCAGCGCAGCCTTGTTGTACATCGGCCTGTTTGGCTTTTGGGAGCGAACCATTGCCACGCTGGCGCTGGTCGGTTCTTCGGTACTGATTGCCCTGGTCATTGGCGTACCCACCGGCATCCTGCTGGCGAAGCGTCCGCTTTTACGGCGGGTGATTACGCCCCTGCTGGACGTCATGCAGACCCTGCCGACGTTTGTGTACCTGATTCCTGCCGTGGCGTTCTTTTCTGTCGGCAAGACCCCCGCCGTGATCGCGACCGTGATTTTCGCCCTGGCGCCGATGATTCGTCTGACGTCGCTGGGTATCCAGGAAGTTGCGAAGGATGCTGTCGAAGCGGCGGTGGCACACGGTGCCAGTCCTTGGCAGACCCTGATCAAGGTGCAACTGCCCTTGGCTCGCCGCTCGCTGTTATTGGGGATCAACCAGACCATCGTCATGAGCTTGTCGATGGTGGTGGTCGCTGCCCTGATCGGCGCCGGCGGCCTGGGTTATGACGTGATGACGGCGCTGCGCAACATCAAGGGCGGCGAAGGCGTGCTCGCCGGCGTGGCGATCGTCCTGTGTGCACTGATCCCTGACCGAATCATTCAATCGAGCTTGCGCAAGCAAGACCACCGGCACAACTAACTGAGAGATTTATCGTGAAGACACATCTGTCGCGTACCTTCGGTGCGGCCGCATTGCTGGCATCCTTGATTCTCCCGGCCACCGTCTTCGCCAAGGACAAAATTGTCATTGGCGAGCAGAACTGGACGGGGGCTATCGCCATTCAACACATCCTTGGTGAGGTAATCAAAAGCCGACTGGATGGCGATGTGTCGTATCTGGCCGGGGATGTCGCGGTGTTGTTCAGCGCAGCCGCCAAAGGCGACGGTTCGGTCGACGTACTGACCGATATCTGGCTGCCTAACCAGTCGGCAGCCTGGGCTAAATACGTCACGGGCGGCACCCGGTCCTTGGTGCCGAACACTCATCCGTATGCGGGCGAACAAGGGTTTTACATTCCCGGTTATTTGCAGGACAAGTACGGGGTCAAATCCATCTACGACCTGAAAAAACCTGAAGTGGCCAAGCTCTTTGAGCCACTGGGCGGCGGTAAGGCTGAGTTGCTGGTGGGGCCGGCGGGCTGGGAGTCGACTTACATCGGCCAGATCAAGGCCAAGGATTACGGGTTTGCCGATAAATTCGAGTCGGTGTCCACCGAAGCCTCGGTGACCTACGCCAAACTCGCCTCGGCTTACAAGGCGCAACGTGGCGTGGTGTTCTATGCCTACACCCCGGACTGGATCTTTTCGGCCTTTGACCTGCGTCGCCTGGAAGAGCCGGCATTCGACGGTTACGCCCAGGACAACAAAAAAGATGACCCGCTTTACAAGGCTGATGGTTGCTGGAAATTCATCAGTCCGACCGTCGACCCGGACTGGCTGAACAAGAGTCAGATCACCTGCGCCTTCCCGGATGCCAAGGTACATATCCTGGCGTCCGCTGCCTTGCAGAAACGCGCACCGAAAATTGCCGAGTTCCTGCGTAATGTCGCGATCGAACCTGCGCAACTCAATGAGCTGATCCTGAAGATCGAAAAGGAAAAACAGCCAGCGGACGTCGCGGCCAAGGCGTGGGTACAGGCGAACAGTGCCACGGTTGATCAATGGCTCGCCGCCTCGGCGCCGAAAGTGAGCGCGATCCAATGAGCCAGGCGTCCTTGCGTTTGCTCGATGGTGGCATGGGCCGCGAATTGCAGCGTATCGGGGCACCGTTTCGCCAGCCGGAATGGTCGGCCCTCGCGTTGATCGAGGCGCCTGACTATGTGCTGCAGGCTCATCAGGCATTTATTGAGGCCGGTGCGCGAATCATCACCACTAACAGCTACGCGGTGGTGCCGTTTCACATCGGTGATGAGCGCTTTGCCGAGCAGGGCCGTGCGCTGGCCGAGCGGGCCGGACGCCTGGCTCGTCAGGCGGCGGCCGGCAGCACCGAACCGGTCATGGTGGCCGGATCGTTGCCGCCGGCGCTAGGGTCTTATCGACCTGACTTGTTTGATCATCAACGTTCGGTCGTGATCCATCGCGAGCTCATCGCCGGATTGCAGGCGCACGTTGATGTGTGGCTGGCGGAAACCCAGAGTTCCATCGCTGAAGTCCGGGCAGTCGTCGAGGCGCTTGGCGCAGAATCGAAACCGCTTTGGCTGTCGTTCACGCTGCTTGATGAAGCCGGCGAGCCACCGCGATTGCGTTCCTCGGAGTCAGTCGCCCAGGCGGTACACGTAGCGGTCGAATTGGGGGCTAGGGCGGTGCTGTTCAATTGCAGCCAGCCGGAAGTCATGGCAGCGGCGCTGGCGGTGGCCGGGGATGTCCTTCTGCGCCTCGATCAAAGCATCGAGCTGGGGGTTTACGCAAACGCGTTTCCGCCTGTCAGCACAGAGGCAAAGGCCAACAGCACGCTGCTGGAGATTCGCCGCGACCTGGGCCCTGAATCCTACCTGCACTGGTCCAGAACCTGGGTAGCGGCGGGTGCCAGTATTGTCGGTGGATGCTGCGGTATCGGGCCTGAACATATTGCGCAGTTGCATGCGCATCTGCTGCCAAACGAAGCGGTGGTCAGCGCATGACTGATTTTCGCCAAGACGTGATTGTTGAGCAGGCGACGTTCGGTGCCGGCTGTTTTTGGGGGGGCTGAAGCGGCATTCAGATCGTTGCCGGGCGCATTTTGGACGTGCTTGCCGCCAATCCGCACACGCCAGCGGTGCTGAAAGTCAATGGCGGCGCGACGTTCTTCGGGCCTGACCTGTTGCAATCGGCCTAGTGGATCTGGCTGTTTGAAGAGGGCGCTTACTTCCAGGTGCAGGGGGGAACTTCGGGACGTGCGGCCGGTGTGCCGGGGCAGCAGGGGCGCACACTGCTTGATCCGGCGCAACCGAGCGGATTCTAAATCGTCACAATCGACGCTCTACAATCCGGGCCGGTTTGAAGTGTCTGGCTAATGGAAGTGGAGTGTCATGGGCGTCTGCACAAGGATTTGCTGTGCGTTTGGCTGGATGTTGTACGTCGGCACTCCCGCGCTTGCCGAGGAACAGGTGCCGCGCGCGACCTGATGGGGGTTTACCAGCAGGCCGTACTCAACGATGCAAGACTGTCCGCCGCCCGCCACGCTTTCGGTGCGCAGCGCGAGGCGGTTGCGCAGGCGTTGGCGGGGCTGCTGCCCACCCTCAGCGCGGGCGCCACGGTGGAAGCGGTGCGGCTGTGGTGCGGCAATGAACGTTTCCAGCAGCCTTGTTTGACCACTGTCTAACCGGCCGGCACGGTAGATGTACTTCTGACCCGTGCAAACCCAATTGTGCGCCTTGGATGAAAACAGTCAGTTTCGGACATATCTGAGTGCCTCGCATTGCTCTAAAGTTTTTTGCTCATTCAGACATCCGGGCGCATATGAATCTCTGGTTTCGGCTTTTATTCCTGCTTTTTCGTAGACCTTGGCGTAGACCTGTCGATGGGTTGGCAACCACCGTAACCCGCCTGCGGGTCTGGCCTCTGGATCTGGACTTCAATCGCCACGTTACCAACGGTCGATACTTCACGCTGGCCGATGTGGCCCGAATGGACTATGTGCTGCGCAGCGGTGCATTTCGGGTCGCGTTGCGTGCCAAGGCGTTGCCTATCGTTGGAGACACCTGGGGTAAGTTTCGCCGTGAACTGAAGCTTTTCGAGTCTTTCGAAATCCATACGAGGATGCTTGGCTGGGACGCGAAGTGGAGCTACCTCGAGCATCGATTTATCAGTCGCAAACGCGTGGTTGCCGTTGTCGTGATGCGCGGTCTGTTTCGCTCGGCAGAAGGCACCATTTCACCTTCTGCCTTCTGCCGCGAATTGGGGTTGCCAGAGGATTCGCCAGGCATGCCGCAATGGCTTACGGATTGGTCGAAAGCCTGTGATGACATGCGCCAACAACTGCGAAACGAAGAGCCATTGTGACGTTTGTAAAACGCTTTTCGCCTTTTATGCGCCCGTGTCGGCAGTCACCGGGTGAAGGGCAGGTAACAACTCCATGACGTCACAGAACAGATTGCGCTGTTGCCAGTCGCTGCGGTCGCCAACCACATACAGGCGGCGCTTGGCTCGGGTCACGGCAACGTTGAGCAGGTTGGGTTGTGAGACGGCCCAATTGCGTGCGCCGCCGTTTTCACTGTTACCGCCCAGTACCAGGATGACCACCGCAGCTTCCTTGCCTTGCATGGTGTGAATGGTGCCGTGCACACGCTTGCCGAGATCGCGGTCCTTGAGTTGATTACGGACATCCTGGAAAGGGGTGATGACTGCAATGCTGCCGGGCGGCACGCCGTCGGCCTCGAGCACGCTGAGCAGGCGATCCAGGGCGTGGCCTTCGTTATCGACCCAGTTGCCTGAAGACGGGCCGCTGGCATGCACCCACCCGGTGAGCAGGCGAGCGGGGGTTTCCTTGGCCGCAGACGGGGCAATGGTGCCGTAGACCATGGCGCCGTCGTAGGCAATACGGTTCGCCAGGTCGAACATCGGACGATCGCAACGACGGTGTACCACCAGTGGCAGGCCGACCCAGCATTTCTGGCCCTGAGGGCCGGCCATTCGGCCCCAGGGTGTGGCGTGGTCGGCCAGGGTCTGTGCGGACTGTCGGTTAGGCAGCCAATGCGCGTCGACGTGATAGCGGGTGCGCATATGTTCGAGCACCGCGTCGGAGACGGTGACGATAGGTTCCAATTGCAGCGGATCGCCGACCAGTACCGCCCGCCGTGCGCGCCACAGGGCGCCGACCGCGGCCTGCGGGGTTGCTTGGCCGGCTTCATCCACCAGCAGCCAGCCAATCTCACTGCAACCCAGGCTGCCGAACGAGCGCGCGAACGACGCGAAGGTACTGCTGAGGACCGGCACCACCATGAACAGCGAAGCCCAAGCCGACCGTATCACGGCCTGGGATACACCACGGTAACGGCCGCCGGTCAGCAGGCTGGTGATGAAGCTCAGGTTATAGCCCAGGCGTGAGGCTTCAATCTGCAAGAATGTGCGGTGTAGCTTCAGCGCTTCGATGAAGACGTTTGCCCGTGCTTGACGCCATCCTTCGAGAATCCAGGGTTCGCGCAGCTCGATGTGTGTGCCCCTGCCCAGTTGGCCTTGCTCCAGCCAGGTCAGCAGATGCTCGGCTTGACCCGCCTGTGCAACGCTGCGGGCCTTGTCTATCTGCAAGGAGGCGTGGCGTATGGCTTCGTCAATGGCCTGTTCGTCGGCCGCCAACTGCTGATTGAGCTGGCCAAGTTGCAGGCGCAGTCGTTCCAGCTGGCGTTGCACGCTGTCGAAGGCATCCTTCGCCAGCATATGGGTGCCAACGAGCACGCGTTGGTGGGCGGTCCAGGTACGGTGTGCCCCCCATAGGCTGAGCAGGTTGACGAGCAGCCCGGGTTTTTTTGCCAGGTGCGCTTCGAGCGCCAGGAGGGCACGTTGCAAGTGTTCGCGGGTGGGGGGGAGCTGCTGTGATTCCAGCGCGGCGTGTTCGCCATCGAGGCTACGCCGTTGAGCCAGTCGTGCCTGGCGCTCATGTTCCTGTTGTTTGACGCGCGCCTTCGCACTGATAACGCCTTGGATTCGCTCCAGAATGTCGTCTGCTTGAGCGCGCAATGAGCGCTCTGCGTCTTTGGCGTCCTGGTACTGTTTGACGGCCGCACGCCAGTGGCTGGCCTTGTCGGCGGATGTGAGCAGCTTCATCTGCTGTGCCTGTTCACTCAACCACTCGCGCATACCCTTGGGCGGTGGTACGTCCTCTGGGCTGGGGGTGTCGGGCGTGGACCCGCCGTTGCCATAGAAAAAACGGTCGACGAACTGTGAACGTTTGGATTTGCTGCCCAGCGCTGCCGAGATCAAGCCCCAGGCCGGCTTGCCGCTGATCAGCTCGCCCAGTTCGCTGAAGTACTCGGCGTCGGGCAGCCAGGAAGGGTCGACTTTGTCGCGCTGAGGCAGTTCGAGGGTAACGTTCTCGACAGCGCCATTGTTGGACGAGGCCACCACCATTTCGAAGCCGAACAAGCGCGGGTCCAGCACGTAAGCGAAGCGCTCCCGACCGCCATCATTGGCTGATTCCCGGCCATTCTTGACGAAGGCGTCCGATGCCTTGCCCAGCGAGGCCAGGACATCGGCGCGCTGGGTCACCACGGCGGCGATCAAGTCGCGCAACAAGGTGGTCTTTCCGGTGCCTGGCGGGCCATTGACGCCCATCACGCCGCTGTCGCTGCTCAGGTTTTGCAGCAGGCTGTTGACCGCCAGTTGCTGGGAGTGCACCAGGCCCAGATGGCGCTCGGCCGGCCAGCAGCCGGCGGCATAACGTGACGGGGCCAAGCGGTCGATCAGCGCCAGGTCCGCGCCGGGCTGATCCAGATGCAGTCGTTGGCTGGCGTCATGCTGGCTCAGATAGCGGGCGAGTGGTTGGCTGTTTTCGCCGCGCGCCAGGGCGTCGGCGACGTCGGCCAGGTCGCTGAGCAGGAAACTGTTGAGCGGATCGTCTTCCTGTTCGGGTTTTTCCGGGTTGATTGGCGCCGAGCGAAAGCGGTGGGTACGTGGTTTATCCCCGAAAAATGCATCGAGGCCCAAGGCTTGGCGTACGCAGGTGGTCAGGCGCTCCAGGTCCGCGGCCAGGACCACGCCGCCGAGCAAACGGCTGGCCTGTTCGCGAAGGGATTGCTGGGCTTCGTCGAAACCGCGGGTCCAATCCTTGCGGTGGATGGCGCAGCCGACGAACCAGGCCTCGCTCGATAGCACCAGGCTGTCGGCCAGCATCATGCCTCGGTCATTGAACTTCAATGCGAACAGCGCCGAAGTGCGCCGTTGCGGCTCCTTGTAGCCCTGGTCAGCACCGAATAGCCGCTCCAGTTGGCGAGCCACATCCAGGTTGTCGTAAAGGTGGGCGTAGAGGGTGTGGCTCCAGGTGCGTTTGGGCGGCAGCCGTTGCCGGCTCAGCGCGTTGGCTGGCATCCACGGCAGGATCTGGGCGTTGGAGGGCACATCCTGGAAATACGGCTGGTAGTCGCTGTCGCGCTTTTTCAGCTTGGGTGCGGCCTGGGGTTGCAGCAACTCGACGGCGTGCCAATAGCGCACGGTGTTTTGCGCAGTCATTTACGTCCTTGAAAACACTCTGGCTTGGAATCCTGATGCGTAGGATAACAGGCACGGTGCGCCGCGAGTGCTAACGCACTAAACCGGCTGCCCCTCCTCATCCGAAGCACTGCAGCAGCGGTCGCGGCCGTTCTGCTTGGCCGCGTAAAGCATCTTGTCCGCCGCCGTGATCAGGCTGGCCGGCGTGACGTGTTGCCCGGTGGGCTGAACGCTGGCGATCCCGGCGCTGGCCGTGACATGGCCGAGTGGGTGGGCGCTGTGCTCGATGCCCATTGCGCGAATGGCCTCGAGGATGTCGCGGGCGACGGTCGCGGCGCCAGGGTTATCGGTGTTCGGCAGCAGCACGGCAAATTCTTCCCCGCCATACCTGACCGCCAGGTCCCCGGGTCGCTTGACCGCTTGCAAGATTGCGGTAGCCACTGCACTCAGACAATCGTCGCCTGCCGCGTGGCCATAGGTATCGTTGTAGCGCTTGAAGTAATCGACATCGAGCATGATCAACGAGAGCGTCGAGCGCTGCCGGATGGCCTGGCGAATCTCGTCCAGCAGCGCGCTGTCCAGGCGTCGACGGTTGCCCAGCCCGGTCAGGCTGTCGGTCAAGGCCATGTCGCGCATGGACTGATGGGCCAGGCGCAGCTCGCCCTCCATTACCATGCGCCGGCGCAGTTGGTTCAACACCACCCGCCCGAACACGGTGAACGCGCCAATCAGGAAGAACAGCACAAAGCCGGTCTTGAACAGATCCCACCGCCACGGCGCGATGATGGACTCGCGGGAAAGCCCCGCTTCAACCACCAACGGATATGCGGCAAGGGCCCTGTAGCCATACAAGCGCTCAGTGTCGTCGACCACCGCCCTGGCCTCGGCGACACCCTCGTTGGACATCGGCAGGTAACGCTTGAAAATCTCGCTCGCGGTCAGGCTCTTGCCCACCACGGCGGCGATGAACGGGCGTCGCACCAGGATGGTCCCGTCACGCAAGGCCAGCACCAGCGCGCCCTTGTCATCGATTTTGAAATCGCCGTAGTAATCGACGAAATAACTGACCTTGATCGTCCCCAGCAATACCCCCGCGAATGAGCCGTCAGGGTTATTCAACCGACGCGAAACCGGGATGATCAAATCCCCCGTGGACTTGCTGTTTACCACCGCGCCGATGCGCACATTGGGATCGGTGTGGGTACGGTGATATTGGAAGTAATCACGGTCGGCATTGTTCGCAGGCTCGGGCAGGACCTCCTTGTCCGTCGCGATCCAGTCACCCTCCGGGCCGTAGATAAACAAGCCATGCAATTGCGGCATCAGCTTGGCCTGCTGCACCAGCAAATTGTGGATGCGCGGCACATCGATATTGTGCAACCCGTCGCCTTCCACCCGTTCACTGAGCGCAGCGGTCAACACATCCACCTGGCGGATGGCATCCTCGGCATGCTGCGCAGTGGCCCGCGCGAGGTTGGTGACGGAGTCGCGTGCCGAGGCGAACGCTGCATGGTAGTCCCGCCAGGTGCGCCAGCCTTCCACGGCCAGGAACGCAAGGATCACCGCGAGCATGAAGCTCACCGTCAGGTGGAATGCGGCTCCGGCGCTGATGGGCGTGGGGCTTGTGGGGCCAGCCAGCTTGGCATCTGGCTGTTTGCGTCCGAGCATGTGCGTGTCCTTGTGGTGCTGCTCTGCAATAACGCAAGACAACAGCTTCAATGGCTAAGCGGTTCAACAATGAGGGGGAATACGGGGGGGGTAACCATTTGCGGCGTGGATGATGATACGTACGCGCATGGCTGGCAACGGTAGCTTAATCCGCGCCGGTTTCGCCCACGGTGGTGGACAGGATCTTGATCACCCAGAAGGACAGCGTCACCTCGGGTACTTTGTTCAGCCAACGGGTTGCTGTGGCATTCATCGGGCTGACCTCTCCTTGACTGCGCGGTGGTTGGCGCAGGGGAGAAGGTACGGCACGAAACTTAGCTGGGACTGAGGGACGCGGTTTTTTTCAGGACATGGGCCAAGCCCACGGTGGTGAGGTGCACCACGCTGCCGTTGGGCGGCGCCTGCAGGCCGGAGCTGCGCACCAGGATTGACTGGCCGGGCGCGAACTCATTGGCGGGCAGCGTCACGGTCAGCGTGCAGGTATTGCCGCCGAATTCGCGTTCAGTCACCACGCCACGGCAGCCGCTATCGTGACTGGCGCTCAGTTGCAGTTGTTCCGGGCGCAGCATGATCCGCGAGGTTTCGTGGTCGAGCTTGCTGTCGACTGGCACGCGGCCCAGGCCGCAGTGGGCCCAGCCGGCTTCGATCCTTGCGGGCATGACGACGGCTTCGCCGAGAAACAACGCGGTCTGCTCGTCGACGGGGTATTGGTACAGGTCCATCGGATGGCCCGATTGCACCAGGCGGCCCTGGCGCATCACTGCCAGTTGATCGGCGAACGATAGCGCCTCGCTTTGATCGTGGGTCACCAGGATCGTGGTGATACCCGCGTCGCTCAGCAGCCGCGCAACCATCTTGCGCATCGCCGAGCGCAGCCCGGTGTCCAGGGCCGAGAACGGTTCATCCAGCAACATCAGCCGGGGTTGTTGCGCCAGGGCGCGGGCCAGCGCCACGCGCTGTTGCTGGCCGCCGGATAGTTCGTGGGGCCAGCGCCGCGCCATGTTGGCGTCGAGGGCCACGCTGTCCATCAATTCGGCGATGCGTGTGTGGCGCGCTTGGCCCTGGGTGGCCAGGCCGAAGCCGATGTTGTCGGCCACCGTCATGTGCGGGAACAGTGCGCCGTCCTGCGGTACATAGCCGATCTGGCGCTGATGGGCCGGCACGGCGTGGGTGCTGTCGACCAGCGGTTGGCCGTCGAGGGTGAGGCTGCCGGAGTCGGGAAATTCAAAGCCGGCGATCATGCGCAACAAGGTGGTCTTGCCCGAGCCGGACGGCCCGACAATCACGGTGCGGCTGCCGGTGGGCACCGACAGGCTGACATCCGCCAGGGCACGCTGGGTGCCAAAGGATTTGCAGAGTGCGTTCAGTTCGAGGGCGTTCATCGGCCTGCCGTGCGTTTGGATTGGTGGTAGAGAAGGCCGGTCAACGGCAGTGACAACAGGATCATGATCAGCGCGTAAGGGGCTGCTGCTGCGTAGTCGATCTCACTGGTCATCGCCCAGAAACCGGTGGCCAGGGTGCGGGTGCCGTTGGGCGCCAGCAGCAGGGTGGCAGTCAGCTCGTTGGTGATCGCCAGGAACACCAGCGCCGCACCCGCCGCAGCGGACGGTGCGGCCAGGCGCATGGTGATCAGCCACAACGCGCGGCCCGGCGAACGGCCGAGGCTGCGCGCCATGTTTTCCAGCTCCACCGGCGCCTGGGCGATACCGGCACGCAGGCTCACCAGGGCCCGTGGCAGGAACATCAACAAGTAGGCGAGCAGCACCGTAATGGTGGTCTGGTAGATCGGCCGGGCGAAGTGGATGGTCACGGTGACCAGCGCCAGCGCAACGACGATGCCGGGCAGCGAACTGGTGATGTAGTTGCAGCCTTCCAGGAGGCGTTGCAAGCGCCCCGGTGCGCGAATCGACAGCCAGGCGATCGGCACCGCCGCGCAGGTGGTCAACAGTGCGCCAGCAACGCCCAGTTGCACGGTTTGCAGGAGTGCCGGCAGCAGCTCGTCGAACTGCCAGACCTGCGCGCCACCGGCGACCAGCCACTGGCCCAGGGTGATCAGCGGCACGCCAAGGGCCAACGCGCAGGTCACGCCTTGCAGGGTCAGGGCGAGCAGGGTGGTGCTCGTGCTCAGTTGCACGGTGCGTTGTTCGCGGGCGCTGCCGGAGCCGACCCGCGCATACCGTGCATGGCCGCGCGCGGCGGATTCGGCGGTGAGCATCGCCAGGCAACACAGGGCCAGCACCGCCGCGAGCATATTGGCGGCCGGGCCATTAAAGGTGGATTTGAATTGATCGAAAATCGCCGTGGTGAAGGTATCAAAGCGAATCATCGCGTACAGGCCGTATTCGGCCAGCAGGTGCAGGCCCACCAGCAGCGCACCGCCGCAGATCGCCAGGCGCAGCTGTGGCAAGACCACGCGCCAGAACACCGCCCAGGGCTTGAGGCCCAGGGATTCGGCCACGTCTTCGATGGCCGGGTCCAACCGGCGCAGGGTCGCCGCCACCGGCAGGTACAGAAATGGGAAATAGGCAATCACCGACACCAGCACACCGGCCGGCAAGCCGTGGATCGACGGCACCAGGCTGACCCACGCGTAACTGTGCACAAACGCCGGCACCGCCAGCGGCGCAACCGCCAGCAGCGACCAGGCGCGGCGGCCGGGCAGGTTGGTGCGTTCGGTCAACCACGCCAGGGCCACGCCGAGCGCAATGCACAGGGGCAGGGTGAACATCACCAGCAGCACGGTGTTGACCAGCAACTCGCCGACCCGTGGCCGCCACACCAACGCCTCGATCTGCGCCCAGCCGATCTGCCAGGACACCCCGATCACAAACGCAATCGGCAACAGCGCCAGCAGCGAAACCAGCACCGACAGGCCGGTGACCCACGTACCCCCACAGCCTCTGAACAGGCCGTGGGTGCGTTTGTGTGGCATCGCGTGGGCAATGCCGGGGAGGGACGTTTCAGGCAACAATCAGAGCAGTCCGGCTTGGGTCATCAGCTCAACCGCTTTTTTGCTGTTGAGCTTGGAGGCGTCGACTTTCGGCGCGTCCAGTTGCGCCAGCGGCACCAGCTTGGGGTTGGATTGCGCGTTCTGGCCAACGGCGTATTCGAACGAGTTGCCGTCTTTCAAGATCGCCTGGCCATCTTTGCCAGTGATCCACTTCACGAAGGCCTGGGCCTGTTCCTGGTGTTTGCTGGAGGCCAATACACCGGCGCCGGAAATACTCACGAATGCGCCCGGGTCTTGGTGCTTGAAGTAGTGCAACTGGGTGTTCTTGCTGTTTTCGCCGGTCTTGGATTGGTCGACGAAGCTGTAGTAGTGATAAATCACGCCGCTGTCGATCTGGCCTGCGTTGACAGCCTTGAGCACCGCGCTGTTGCCACGGTAGATGGCCGCGTTGGCTTTCATCGCCTTGAGCCAATCGAGGGTCGCGGCTTCGCCCTTGAGTTCCAGCACAGCGGCGACGATGGCCTGGAAGTCGGCCCCGGCCGGGGACGCGGCCCAGCGGCCTTTCCAGCTTGGTGATGCGAGGTCCAGCAGGGATTTCGGCAAGTCGCCGGCGTTGAGCTTGCTTGGGTTGTACACAAACACCGTCGAACGCGCGGCAATGCCAATCCACTTGCCATGGGCCGGACGGTAAGCGGCGTCTACCTGCTCCAGGGTGGTCGGTGCCACCGGCGCGAACAGCCCGGCGTTGTCCACCAGCACCATGGCTGGCGAGTTCTCGGTGAGAAACACATCGGCCGGAGAGGCGGCGCCT
Proteins encoded in this region:
- a CDS encoding ATP-binding cassette domain-containing protein, producing MDSSQQRAQPSSDHANEADVVLELRDVTKAYLRKGSSVLPAVSNVSLKVRRGEVLCLMGTSGSGKSTLLRHINRLIEPSSGDVLIEGQTISGLSHKALRDLRSRRIGMVFQHFGLLPHRTVLDNVALPLELRGEPESIRHAAAILQLQAVGLEGWGEHYPHELSGGMQQRVGLARALVTDPDILLMDEPFSALDPTIRRDLQSHFLALVRERGISTLLVTHDPAEAIRLADRIAVLRRGRLVQLGTPKQLLEHPVDAEVADFFRDFNSTHTPLHSVDSVGLQPPETAPRGPHVQPGLRGWQALLLGPAALAARGKGGLFWLGFAVELAALAALAQGIASSSWLAILAAVMVFAASRFTALSLSRQPVLRNVSGWGLPLAVLVVSQALVIWRVVTPDATGVLLQFPANRQALLLAAQSIDEFIGWSQVTFEGAFVGVIVAVRTVIEGIENLLGWLPWPVSALALVFLAWRSAGLPLALTSSAALLYIGLFGFWERTIATLALVGSSVLIALVIGVPTGILLAKRPLLRRVITPLLDVMQTLPTFVYLIPAVAFFSVGKTPAVIATVIFALAPMIRLTSLGIQEVAKDAVEAAVAHGASPWQTLIKVQLPLARRSLLLGINQTIVMSLSMVVVAALIGAGGLGYDVMTALRNIKGGEGVLAGVAIVLCALIPDRIIQSSLRKQDHRHN
- a CDS encoding glycine betaine ABC transporter substrate-binding protein gives rise to the protein MKTHLSRTFGAAALLASLILPATVFAKDKIVIGEQNWTGAIAIQHILGEVIKSRLDGDVSYLAGDVAVLFSAAAKGDGSVDVLTDIWLPNQSAAWAKYVTGGTRSLVPNTHPYAGEQGFYIPGYLQDKYGVKSIYDLKKPEVAKLFEPLGGGKAELLVGPAGWESTYIGQIKAKDYGFADKFESVSTEASVTYAKLASAYKAQRGVVFYAYTPDWIFSAFDLRRLEEPAFDGYAQDNKKDDPLYKADGCWKFISPTVDPDWLNKSQITCAFPDAKVHILASAALQKRAPKIAEFLRNVAIEPAQLNELILKIEKEKQPADVAAKAWVQANSATVDQWLAASAPKVSAIQ
- a CDS encoding homocysteine S-methyltransferase family protein, with the protein product MSQASLRLLDGGMGRELQRIGAPFRQPEWSALALIEAPDYVLQAHQAFIEAGARIITTNSYAVVPFHIGDERFAEQGRALAERAGRLARQAAAGSTEPVMVAGSLPPALGSYRPDLFDHQRSVVIHRELIAGLQAHVDVWLAETQSSIAEVRAVVEALGAESKPLWLSFTLLDEAGEPPRLRSSESVAQAVHVAVELGARAVLFNCSQPEVMAAALAVAGDVLLRLDQSIELGVYANAFPPVSTEAKANSTLLEIRRDLGPESYLHWSRTWVAAGASIVGGCCGIGPEHIAQLHAHLLPNEAVVSA
- a CDS encoding thioesterase family protein, which codes for MNLWFRLLFLLFRRPWRRPVDGLATTVTRLRVWPLDLDFNRHVTNGRYFTLADVARMDYVLRSGAFRVALRAKALPIVGDTWGKFRRELKLFESFEIHTRMLGWDAKWSYLEHRFISRKRVVAVVVMRGLFRSAEGTISPSAFCRELGLPEDSPGMPQWLTDWSKACDDMRQQLRNEEPL
- a CDS encoding DEAD/DEAH box helicase; the protein is MTAQNTVRYWHAVELLQPQAAPKLKKRDSDYQPYFQDVPSNAQILPWMPANALSRQRLPPKRTWSHTLYAHLYDNLDVARQLERLFGADQGYKEPQRRTSALFALKFNDRGMMLADSLVLSSEAWFVGCAIHRKDWTRGFDEAQQSLREQASRLLGGVVLAADLERLTTCVRQALGLDAFFGDKPRTHRFRSAPINPEKPEQEDDPLNSFLLSDLADVADALARGENSQPLARYLSQHDASQRLHLDQPGADLALIDRLAPSRYAAGCWPAERHLGLVHSQQLAVNSLLQNLSSDSGVMGVNGPPGTGKTTLLRDLIAAVVTQRADVLASLGKASDAFVKNGRESANDGGRERFAYVLDPRLFGFEMVVASSNNGAVENVTLELPQRDKVDPSWLPDAEYFSELGELISGKPAWGLISAALGSKSKRSQFVDRFFYGNGGSTPDTPSPEDVPPPKGMREWLSEQAQQMKLLTSADKASHWRAAVKQYQDAKDAERSLRAQADDILERIQGVISAKARVKQQEHERQARLAQRRSLDGEHAALESQQLPPTREHLQRALLALEAHLAKKPGLLVNLLSLWGAHRTWTAHQRVLVGTHMLAKDAFDSVQRQLERLRLQLGQLNQQLAADEQAIDEAIRHASLQIDKARSVAQAGQAEHLLTWLEQGQLGRGTHIELREPWILEGWRQARANVFIEALKLHRTFLQIEASRLGYNLSFITSLLTGGRYRGVSQAVIRSAWASLFMVVPVLSSTFASFARSFGSLGCSEIGWLLVDEAGQATPQAAVGALWRARRAVLVGDPLQLEPIVTVSDAVLEHMRTRYHVDAHWLPNRQSAQTLADHATPWGRMAGPQGQKCWVGLPLVVHRRCDRPMFDLANRIAYDGAMVYGTIAPSAAKETPARLLTGWVHASGPSSGNWVDNEGHALDRLLSVLEADGVPPGSIAVITPFQDVRNQLKDRDLGKRVHGTIHTMQGKEAAVVILVLGGNSENGGARNWAVSQPNLLNVAVTRAKRRLYVVGDRSDWQQRNLFCDVMELLPALHPVTADTGA